The Lycium ferocissimum isolate CSIRO_LF1 chromosome 1, AGI_CSIRO_Lferr_CH_V1, whole genome shotgun sequence genome includes a region encoding these proteins:
- the LOC132050666 gene encoding mitochondrial ATP-independent inner membrane protease subunit 2 isoform X1: MVSAATWIRYAVDKLQYSASVGWKNYKGGQITDRELGDTIWKNFFQGKLTFLHFNKGEEMAPTLGAQGGTLLVRKIPWVDPTKIFVGDVVVLKDPIKSDDYLVRRLAAIEGYEMVSTDEKDEPFVLEKDQCWVLADNENVKPKQEAKDSRTFGPVSLTDIVGRAIYCLRTAVDHGPVNNSHFSVQKDSPVLEVELDVDEMARSHKA; encoded by the exons ATGGTTTCGGCAGCAACATGGATCCGATACGCAGTCGACAAACTTCAATACTCCGCCTCTGTTGGCTGGAAG AACTACAAAGGAGGGCAAATTACAGATAGAGAATTAGGTGATACAATATGGAAGAATTTCTTTCAGGGGAAGTTGACATTCTTACATTTTAACAAGGGAGAGGAAATGGCACCAACACTAGGAGCTCAGGGCGGCACACTTCTTGTTCGGAAGATACCTTGGGTTGATCCAAC GAAAATATTTGTTGGGGATGTTGTGGTTCTGAAGGACCCTATAAAGTCCGATGATTACCTTGTCCGTAGATTGGCTGCCATTGAAGGCTATGAGATGGTGTCCACTGATGAAAAGGATGAGCCTTTTGTCCTTGAAAAAGATCAATGTTGGGTGCTGGCTGACAATGAAAATGTGAAACCAAAG CAGGAAGCCAAGGATAGCAGAACCTTTGGCCCTGTTTCCTTAACAGACATAGTTGGCAGAGCTATATATTGCCTGAGGACGGCAGTGGACCATGGTCCTGTTAACAACAG CCACTTCAGCGTGCAGAAGGATTCACCAGTCCTTGAAGTTGAACTGGATGTTGATGAGATGGCAAGAAGTCACAAAGCATAG
- the LOC132050666 gene encoding mitochondrial ATP-independent inner membrane protease subunit 2 isoform X2 — MVSAATWIRYAVDKLQYSASVGWKNYKGGQITDRELGDTIWKNFFQGKLTFLHFNKGEEMAPTLGAQGGTLLVRKIPWVDPTKIFVGDVVVLKDPIKSDDYLVRRLAAIEGYEMVSTDEKDEPFVLEKDQCWVLADNENVKPKEAKDSRTFGPVSLTDIVGRAIYCLRTAVDHGPVNNSHFSVQKDSPVLEVELDVDEMARSHKA; from the exons ATGGTTTCGGCAGCAACATGGATCCGATACGCAGTCGACAAACTTCAATACTCCGCCTCTGTTGGCTGGAAG AACTACAAAGGAGGGCAAATTACAGATAGAGAATTAGGTGATACAATATGGAAGAATTTCTTTCAGGGGAAGTTGACATTCTTACATTTTAACAAGGGAGAGGAAATGGCACCAACACTAGGAGCTCAGGGCGGCACACTTCTTGTTCGGAAGATACCTTGGGTTGATCCAAC GAAAATATTTGTTGGGGATGTTGTGGTTCTGAAGGACCCTATAAAGTCCGATGATTACCTTGTCCGTAGATTGGCTGCCATTGAAGGCTATGAGATGGTGTCCACTGATGAAAAGGATGAGCCTTTTGTCCTTGAAAAAGATCAATGTTGGGTGCTGGCTGACAATGAAAATGTGAAACCAAAG GAAGCCAAGGATAGCAGAACCTTTGGCCCTGTTTCCTTAACAGACATAGTTGGCAGAGCTATATATTGCCTGAGGACGGCAGTGGACCATGGTCCTGTTAACAACAG CCACTTCAGCGTGCAGAAGGATTCACCAGTCCTTGAAGTTGAACTGGATGTTGATGAGATGGCAAGAAGTCACAAAGCATAG